The Clostridiales bacterium genome contains the following window.
GCTCTACGCTTGGTTTCTGGACCATGGCGCTCGGCTGGCGCGTTCGATTGTCAGACGCCGTGCCTCGAGGCTTGCAGCGAACGGGGAGGTCGAAGCCTAACAAAGGCATCGACGCAGACAAACCGGCCGTGTGAGGTATTCTCGGTTCGGAATGTTGCGTGGCCGGTTTGCTGGTCATGCCTAACACGTTAGGCTCACACGAATAGGGGGGACGATTGGCAACGCGAAACCAGGTGTTCGTGAGCTACAGCCATGCTGACAGCGAGCACCTTCAGAGACTCCGAGTCCACTTGCGCCCCTACGAGCGCGAGTCCCGACTCGCGCTTTGGGACGACACGAAGATTCGCACCGGAGACCGATGGCGAAACGAGATTGAGGCGGCAATGGGCCGCGCTGCAGTTGCCATCCTCTTGGTGTCGGCAGACTTCCTTGCGTCGGACTTCATCGCTGAGAACGAACTGCCTCCACTACTAGGGGCGGCAGCGGCAGAGGGAGTCCGCATTCTGCCGGTCATCGTCAAGCCGTGCGCCTTCGGCTCAATGAAGAGCCTGTTTGAGTTCCAGGCCGCCAACGATCCCAATGCTCCCCTCATCTCGCTTTCCGAGGCGGAGAGGGAATCCACCTGGGCTCGTGTTGCCCAAGATGCAGAAGCAGCAATACGCGAATTCGAAGCGAAAGCAACAGAGGCGGCCAAGTACGATCCGTACGATGACATCGTCTTTGGAGACTTCGGGTGGTCGGTCGAACTCATCGGCGGCGAGATCAGAGACCCCAAGATGATCGGCGGCTTCGATGTCTACACTTATCACCACATCGACGTCTTGGAGTACATGCCGCTGGCATCTGGCGTTCTAGCTGACATCGCCAATCGTGATG
Protein-coding sequences here:
- a CDS encoding toll/interleukin-1 receptor domain-containing protein, giving the protein MSYSHADSEHLQRLRVHLRPYERESRLALWDDTKIRTGDRWRNEIEAAMGRAAVAILLVSADFLASDFIAENELPPLLGAAAAEGVRILPVIVKPCAFGSMKSLFEFQAANDPNAPLISLSEAERESTWARVAQDAEAAIREFEAKATEAAKYDPYDDIVFGDFGWSVELIGGEIRDPKMIGGFDVYTYHHIDVLEYMPLASGVLADIANRDEVLEAVARRFREAGWEGDGDIRIMWVPPFAGAGSEDTYGVAVWFVKQDNNGTSYLASPVPLPFPRLLEQQY